Proteins encoded together in one Thermogemmatispora onikobensis window:
- a CDS encoding APC family permease, which translates to MQESVTQATTTDQSQEHQPGRGRLGPLLCWAVVFADIGTSVYYTPGILYVTVGKLAGFFVLLTMFVFVLLTLKYAEVSARFPQGGGVVSVAAHALNPWFGALGGMFILVDYFLTAALSCLSGIFYFSVVFPALGPNALWITIAVLALLGFLNWIGITESATVSLIGALIAFVSDLAILVTVFSHISPAEALQLFESMFAGNAVTPVKLLVGFGGAFLAFSGLESISQLSPVMKTPRKRVAGLALLVVVVTIGLTSPLLTTFSTLLQPQEAADPLKNSQLVSLLAGHWGNIWLQSEVAISASALLVFASNTAIIGAYHVFMALSRMEFLPSFVLKRNRLRGTPHYSIALATGVPILVLLLVHGQLDLLGDMYAFGLLGAFSLTCLGLDVVRWRERHTAQNRAAALAELRASSQNGHAPTETDLALTSESGLALNGHHELQAPRHPTHGEIVERSERSYEGWRGLWYTIDFYLGIITTFLVTLAWSINLVAKPLATAFGGSVALLGMGVAFYNYRSHRLMGRLPVPVTTIEDHLHGSILAVLTAHNPHNEDVIRTAIHSADGRPVVFLYVGEPRVARTPRLFEVVDPYLEDEQAKELFGKAESQARRAKISTRRYVYRPYEPGTIARVWQIVHPHDTIVPANEVPRIEDINPDRISYEITPGGGMQVAHMVKRW; encoded by the coding sequence ATGCAGGAATCGGTGACACAGGCAACAACAACAGACCAGTCGCAGGAGCATCAGCCAGGCCGTGGCCGCCTCGGCCCCCTGCTTTGCTGGGCGGTCGTCTTCGCCGACATCGGCACCTCAGTGTACTATACACCCGGCATCCTCTACGTTACTGTGGGGAAACTGGCCGGGTTCTTTGTCCTCCTCACAATGTTCGTCTTCGTACTGCTCACCCTCAAGTACGCTGAGGTCTCGGCGCGTTTCCCCCAAGGTGGCGGCGTTGTCAGTGTGGCAGCCCACGCCCTGAATCCCTGGTTCGGCGCCTTGGGCGGTATGTTCATTCTCGTGGACTACTTCTTGACGGCGGCTTTGAGCTGTCTCTCAGGCATCTTTTATTTCAGCGTTGTCTTCCCAGCCCTGGGGCCTAACGCTCTCTGGATCACGATCGCCGTGCTGGCCCTCTTGGGCTTTCTGAACTGGATCGGCATCACAGAAAGTGCGACGGTGAGCTTGATCGGCGCCTTGATCGCCTTTGTTAGCGATCTGGCCATTCTCGTCACGGTCTTTAGCCATATCTCGCCCGCTGAGGCCCTCCAGCTCTTCGAAAGCATGTTCGCGGGCAACGCCGTGACCCCGGTCAAGCTGCTGGTCGGCTTCGGAGGGGCCTTTCTGGCTTTCTCGGGCCTGGAGAGTATCTCTCAGCTGTCGCCGGTTATGAAGACACCACGCAAAAGGGTCGCCGGCCTGGCGCTGCTGGTGGTCGTCGTTACGATCGGCCTCACCAGCCCCCTGCTGACAACTTTCTCTACGCTCCTGCAACCTCAGGAGGCGGCTGACCCCCTCAAGAATAGCCAGCTTGTCTCGCTGCTGGCCGGCCACTGGGGCAATATCTGGCTCCAGAGTGAGGTGGCAATCAGCGCTAGCGCTTTGCTGGTCTTCGCGAGTAATACTGCGATTATCGGCGCTTACCATGTTTTCATGGCCCTTTCGCGCATGGAGTTCTTGCCCTCCTTCGTGCTGAAGCGGAACCGCCTGCGTGGCACACCTCACTATTCGATCGCCCTGGCTACCGGCGTTCCAATCCTGGTCTTGTTGTTGGTTCACGGCCAGCTGGACTTGCTCGGCGATATGTACGCCTTTGGCCTGCTGGGAGCCTTCTCGTTGACCTGCCTCGGCCTGGATGTCGTTCGCTGGCGCGAGCGCCACACGGCGCAGAATCGCGCTGCCGCCCTGGCAGAGCTGCGCGCGAGCAGCCAGAATGGTCATGCACCTACAGAGACGGATCTGGCGCTCACTTCCGAGAGTGGCCTGGCCCTTAATGGCCACCATGAGCTTCAGGCCCCACGACACCCCACTCACGGCGAGATTGTGGAGCGCTCCGAGCGCTCGTACGAGGGCTGGCGCGGCCTCTGGTATACCATCGATTTCTATCTGGGGATCATTACCACTTTCCTGGTGACACTGGCCTGGTCGATTAATCTGGTGGCCAAGCCACTGGCTACGGCCTTCGGCGGCTCGGTCGCTCTCCTGGGCATGGGGGTAGCTTTCTATAACTACCGCAGCCACCGCCTGATGGGCCGCCTGCCTGTGCCAGTAACCACAATTGAGGACCACCTCCACGGCTCCATTCTGGCTGTGCTGACAGCCCACAATCCTCATAACGAGGATGTGATCCGTACAGCAATCCACAGTGCCGACGGGCGCCCGGTGGTCTTTCTCTATGTCGGCGAGCCGCGCGTGGCTCGCACGCCACGCCTCTTCGAGGTAGTTGATCCCTACCTGGAGGATGAACAGGCCAAAGAACTCTTCGGCAAGGCCGAGAGCCAGGCTCGCCGCGCTAAAATCAGTACTCGCCGCTACGTCTACCGCCCCTATGAGCCGGGAACAATCGCCCGCGTCTGGCAGATCGTTCACCCTCACGATACGATTGTTCCCGCGAACGAGGTGCCCAGGATCGAGGATATCAATCCCGATCGCATCAGTTACGAGATTACGCCAGGTGGCGGCATGCAGGTCGCACATATGGTGAAGCGTTGGTAA
- a CDS encoding class I fructose-bisphosphate aldolase, translating to MNERIREILSWYAGENPGVLTNLARILNHGRLGGTGKLVILPVDQGFEHGPARSFAPNPAGYDPRYHFQLAIESGCNAYAAPLGFLEAGAAEFAGEIPLILKCNNHDLLYESRDPLPALTSSVEDALRLGCSAIGFTIYPGSAARDTMYEELRELTRQAKDHGLAVVVWSYPRGSGLSKEGETAIDVVSYAVHIAAQLGANIIKVKLPSEKIEKPEAQKVYQKYEIPIATLADRVRHVVQSAFNGRRIVIFSGGPAAADEQVFEEVRAIRDGGGFGSIIGRNSFQRRKEEALRFLSTVMGIYEGSSR from the coding sequence ATGAACGAGCGCATTCGCGAGATTCTAAGCTGGTACGCCGGCGAGAACCCCGGCGTCTTAACGAACCTGGCCCGTATTCTGAATCATGGCCGCCTGGGAGGAACCGGGAAGCTGGTGATCTTGCCAGTCGATCAGGGCTTCGAGCATGGCCCTGCGCGGAGCTTCGCGCCGAACCCGGCTGGCTATGATCCTCGCTACCATTTCCAGCTGGCGATCGAGTCTGGCTGCAATGCCTACGCTGCCCCCCTGGGCTTCCTGGAGGCCGGCGCCGCAGAGTTCGCTGGCGAGATCCCTCTCATTCTGAAGTGCAATAACCACGACCTGCTCTACGAGTCACGCGATCCTCTGCCAGCTCTCACTTCGAGCGTCGAGGATGCTCTGCGCCTCGGTTGCTCGGCGATCGGCTTTACAATCTATCCCGGCTCGGCTGCCCGCGATACGATGTATGAGGAGCTGCGCGAGCTGACTCGCCAGGCCAAGGACCACGGCCTGGCCGTGGTGGTCTGGTCCTATCCCCGCGGCAGTGGCCTGAGCAAGGAGGGCGAGACAGCCATCGATGTGGTCTCCTATGCCGTGCATATCGCCGCCCAGCTCGGCGCAAACATCATTAAGGTGAAGCTCCCCAGTGAGAAGATTGAAAAGCCGGAGGCGCAAAAGGTTTACCAGAAGTATGAAATTCCGATCGCTACCCTGGCTGATCGCGTGCGCCATGTCGTCCAGAGCGCCTTTAATGGCCGGCGCATTGTGATCTTCTCGGGCGGGCCGGCGGCTGCCGACGAGCAGGTCTTTGAGGAGGTGCGCGCCATTCGCGATGGCGGCGGCTTCGGCTCGATCATTGGTCGCAATTCTTTCCAGCGCCGCAAGGAGGAGGCCCTGCGCTTCCTGAGCACCGTGATGGGCATCTACGAGGGGTCGAGCCGCTAG